The genomic segment CTGCCTTGCCGCTGCTGCCATCATAGCCTAACAGACCATTGATTACCATTTCATCTCCATCATCATCAAACACCATCATATAGGAATATTGTCCCATACCACGAAATTCAGTAGCAAGCCAATAGTGCCAACCTCTGTCTCCGGGATTAGGGGGAAGCTCCTTGGCCTTCCCTCTGAGAAAAGGAGTAAAAGAATACGGGTTCTGTTCCTCCAGCTCTTTCTTTAACATGGACACCAACCAGAAGTCCGCTACTGTAGGCAAGCGCCATCCCCTATTTGTACACGTATTTGCAGCATCCAGCCAATTGTCAGAAAAAGAGTCTGACGTTTCAATCTCAATTCCCTTGCCAACTGCCAGAGCATTACCCCAATGGGCTAAATTTATTTGATTATCGTCCGAACCTTCAGCATAATTTGTTCCGTCTACAGATGTTGTCTTCGGTGGATGATTACCACGATCTCCATTGATAGCCGAAGCATCTATCGAATTACCATACACATCTTGAGCATAATTTGCAGTTGTCATCAGCAGTCCGAGAATTCCTAATATTAACTTCATATATAGTTTCATTTATCTGTTTTTTATTTTATCACAATCCGTTGCTTAAGATCTTAAAGCACCCTCCGATTACTCTAGTCATTATAATCTCCTGACACAATAAGTCCACGTTTGAGTATCCTTGCTAAGAGAGCCATTAAAGTATTCAGCGAATCTGTAATATTGAGTATCAACGTATAAACCGATAGAAAGATAAGAATCGGCTTCTTTTTCAGTAGAAGTCATAAGATTCAAAATACCATGGATATCGTGATCAAGGACTCTGGAAAGAAAGATTAACTTCATTTCATCTATCGATGGTAGATACCAATGGCTCTCCGAAGCATCAATCATTCCATCACCGTTTAAGTCCCTGTTCTTCTCGTGGCAGTATCGTGCCGCAGAAGTCTTGTAAATGGGGTGGTAAATATTCGCAGATGCATCTGGATAATAATAAGGAGCACCGGAAGTCGCTCCTGTATATTTGGGAAGGGGTTGATCCCCAGTCCCATACATCGGACGGTAAGAGTCAAAAGCCGTACCAAAACCTACAACCTCATTGTTCACACGCCGAACATCGGTATATACGGCATTTTCTGTCAGGAATTTACCATTACGGCTTTTATCAGGCCCGTTATAGAGCAACATACCGTAAAAGCCCCATCGCGGATTCCTGGTTCTAAAGTCTAATACCCCCGGATATAAGCTGTAGAGTTCACACTCCTTAATTCTCTCAGTAAAAAACGGTTTTTTGACAGTGCCAAGCGAGCCATCCTCATTTATCATAAGTAATCCGGGGTCATTAACATATTCAGTATAAATATGACCACCACGAATTTGCGTAAAGTGAAAAGTCCTAACTTCCGGCGTATTCGGATCTCCTCCATCTTTGTAGAAAGTCAGTTGTACGCTGGCACCACGATCACCCTTCCTGTTTAGATATTCATCCGCATAAACATACAGCATCTTACTGGTTGCAGTGATTTCCGTAAACGGAATATCCGTTATTTTATAACACATGCGATGGGTGGCATCGGCAAATGCCATGACATCGTCATCCTCCTGCCCTGTGGGAATAGGATTCCAGCCGGTTATTCCTTGCTGCTCCAGCTTTTCCCTCACACTCTTGTGGGGGATATATTTCGCACGTACAAAACTGCCTACCTCGCCCACCTGCTGTTGCCACTCATCATGGGGAGACGCTTGCTTCACCTGATGCCACATCAAGTCCAAAGGAGATATTTTAAGCCATGTGGCATCGAACCCCGGTTCGTTATAAGCTCTGCCGGCATCATCCAAAATTTCCATGGTCATCTTTCCTTTCACCGCATTGATGCGCATGGGAGAAAAATCGGGATGTGCATCGAAGTTTCTCTTTTCAAAATCCACCGAAAAGTCTCCCGTATAATACTCCACATTCGAGTCCACTTTGATGTCATTCAACCCGTTGACCGTTACGGTAAAGGTGTAGTGCTTGCCACGCTCTATGTTGTAGTCGCTATGGTTGTCGGCTCCCAAGTAGATATGCGCCTTTACCTGCTTCGTTTCCCATGTGGTCTTGTGCATGGCCTTAATGACGATGGCAGTGGCACGTGCGGGCTTGAACCAGGCTTTGCCGCGGTGGTCTTGGTCGTCAAAAGCCATCCCTTGATACCTGTCGCCAGGAAGGGACCTGTTCACACGTCCTCCTCTGCGATTTTCAAAGACATAGAGTGTTTGGGAGACTGTTTTCTTCGGTTTGTCCTCCACCTCAAACGGATAGTCCGCATCCGTTGTCAGCCAGTAATCATCTTTGTCGGCGGTAGTGCCGGGCTGGTTGATATCCGTAGCATTCGAAAACAGATAACTGCGGAGTGGAACATTCTCCACGTCCCAGCCTATGAAGATTATCTCTTGGCCGCCAGGGGTTTTGTCCATCACCTTCAGCGTCACTTTGGCGGCAATGAAATGAAGCTGAACCGGAGTGCCGTAGGTGCTGTTGCCCGGAGCGAAGGTCACGTTCTCCTGCTTTCCCGTCATCATCAGGGGGTGCGTGGTGTTCATGCCGAAGTCCAGCTGGGTGGCGGTTGTCACAATGCCTTCCACCTCCGGCAGAGAAGCGGCGGACTGCAACTTGGCCTCTATCTCCGCATTGCTGACGTTGGCAATGAAAAAGAGCGTGTAGTTGCTACCCGAATAGCTGTCTATTGTAAATTTAGAACCGGAACTTACATACTTACCGTTGCTCACCACCGAGCCGTCTGCCCGGAACACCATCACCCGCAAATTCTCAATCTTGTTCTCCTGTTCGGGAGTCAGGGCGCGGGTGGAAGAACCGCTGCTCATGGTCGGCACAATCAGGTTGAGCTCTATTCGTGCAGGCTCTCCTTCTGCCACAGAGCCTGCACCCGGAAACTCCTCGCGGACGCATCCCGCCAGAAGCAAGGCGGAGAGAAGCAGCGCATGAAGGAAAGGTATCGTATTTCTTATCTTTCTCATTTTATATCTCTGTATTTTTTTAGTGTATCTTATTGTTCTGTCTTATCATTCTTGTCCTGCCCTCAGGGTTAGAACTCTTTCCATATCTCCTGTTTGCCCCAGTCGGTGACTTTGACTTCTACGCTGATAGCACCGTCGAAGTCGACAAGCACGTTGAGCAGGCGGCCTTCTGACACGCGCAGGGGTTTGCCGTTGCTGTCGGAAATGACGGTTGTCCGGAGCACGCCCCGGTGGTAGATGTCTATGCGGAGCTCCTCCTCGGTGGGCAGGATGTTGAAAACGGAGGAGACGAAATCTCCCCGGTCGTTGAACGAGGCTTCGGGGCGGTAGCTCACATCGGTGCCGTTGGGCAGGCCGTAGAAGTCGAGCATGTTGCCCGTCTTGCGCAGGATGTAGTGGAAATCGCCGTCGGAGCTTCCCACGTACTCCTTGAGGTGGCGCGCCGTAACGGCTACGCCGGAGACCTTGCGCCGCAGGGGAAGTTCCTTGTCGGAGAGGGTGCCGGTGGCGGAGAGCGCATCGGCGGAGGTCTGTATATCTATGGTGCCGTAGAAGAGGTCGTCGGGCGAGCCTGCTACGGGGTAGGTTATCCGAGTTTGGGGTTGGTGGATGAGCGATACGAAGGCCGTCTCCAAGTGGTCGCCCTGCCGCAGTGCGGGCAGCGTCTGGCTGCCTTGCCGGCCGTTGCCCCATGCCACCAGTTTCAGGACGTCGTGTCCGGGATAGTCCAGCGTGACAAGTTCCGAAAGGGAGGTGTGGAGGGTGTCGAGCAAGTTTTTGTCTTTGTCGAAAACATAGAGCGTGATGTCCTTTATAGTCTCGCTGCCAAGCGTGCCGCCGTCGGCGTCGAAGGCCTTTACCTGCAAGGTAAGTCCGGAGACGTGGGGAGAAGGACAGCCCGAAAGGTCGTCCTTGATGCAGCTTGCAGATACAAATGCCATAAGAAACAATACAGGCAGTATTTGCAAGCAGTTACGGAATTTGTTCTTCTGCATGATTGGGTGGGTGTATTGATAGTGAAACGAAAATATTGTAATATGAAAGGCGGGAGCGGGAGGCGTCCCGCCTTTCTGCACATTCTTGTTAGAGATAAAAATAACTTCTACGGATATTTTTAGTTAAACTCTTTGTCGACGGGTTGGGTAACCCATTGAGCAGCAGTCACAGTCACTTCTATGGAAGAAGAGACAACAGGTTCTTCCGGATCGGTAGTACCACCGCCGCCACCGGCTGCTACATCGCCATTCAGGGTAACAGTCACTGTATAGGACTTGCCCGGTTCGATGGTGTGGCGTGCATCGGTGTTTGTAAACAGAATGGGATAGAAGATAGGAGAAGAAGTACCGCCCACAGTCTTTGTTGACTTGATGGCAAGGATGGTGGGTTGAGTCGTACCGTCGTTGCCGAAAGTGTAGAAGTGGTTGAAAACAGTGCTACCTGCATTGATTGTGAAATCACCCGGACTCACTGCATCGGACAGAGCCGTAGATGTTGTTACACCCGAATCAAAGGCACCAGTATATTGGTTAAATCCTGTATAGAATTCGTTTTGGGTAACCTTTTCTGCGGCACTTCCGAAGAAGCGTCCCTTCTTACCTGCAAACAGCAATACAGCTGCGTCGTCTGTAATCGTAATAGTACCACCGGTCATATTCTTACGATTATCCTTAACAATAAGCTGTATTTTTGCCGCTACGAAGCTTAAGGATACAGTAACCTGAGCGTTAGTACCACCGTTAAATTTAACTTCACTCTCTCCCGACATCCAAAGGTTGGTTTTCGTCTGAGTTGAAGCATTATCAGTATTATCCATCAGGCTACCTGTCACCGCCAACAAGTCGGTTTCCGTCTTAACGGTTGCAAAAAGGCCGCCAGCCAGTGCGCCCGTATTGGCCACCACATACGCTTTCTTTGCGGCAGTAGTACCAGTTGTGATTGTAGCAGCTGCATTGGAACTACCCTCATAAGGAGCACAGTCCAAAGCGCCACCTTCGCGGAACAGGAACACAAGATAGTTATTAATCACAGCATCTTCTGTATCGGTAGCCGGTCCCGCAGCTCTTGATTGCGCCTGATTATCTCCATCGCCTTTAAGCTTGATGGTAAGTACCGCCTGCTCGCCCGGAACATTGTTTCCTAAATTCTCTACTTCATCGTTAGTGCACGAGAACATCGTGAAGGCTGCAAGAGCCACTGCTAAAAATTTAATCTTCTTCATTGTTTTTTAATCTTAAAAATTAGTAGTTAAATGATTATTGTTATTGTATATAATACCTATTGAAAACTCTTTTTATCCTGTCTTTCTATTCTGCCGGAACCTGTTCCGCTTCGGAAAACCTGTCTTGCTTTATCTGCTTCTATTCAGCAGTTCTTCCAGTTGTTTCAGGTTCTCGGCAGCTTGGGGGTCACCGGCGGCCACCGCCTTTTGGAACAAGGTGCGGGCCTTTTCCGTATCGCCGTTCATCATGTGGCACACGCCCCGCAGGTTGTCCGCCCGGAAGTGGGTGTTGCCTTGAAGCGTGTGCAACGCTTGGGCGTACTGTTCGGCTTGCAGCAGGTCGATGGCTTTGTTGAGCGACAGGAGTTCGGGATCGGGCTGCGCCTCGTAGAACACCTTGATGTATCCCGCGTTGCGGAGCTTCGGGAAGAA from the Bacteroides eggerthii genome contains:
- a CDS encoding fimbrial protein, yielding MRKIRNTIPFLHALLLSALLLAGCVREEFPGAGSVAEGEPARIELNLIVPTMSSGSSTRALTPEQENKIENLRVMVFRADGSVVSNGKYVSSGSKFTIDSYSGSNYTLFFIANVSNAEIEAKLQSAASLPEVEGIVTTATQLDFGMNTTHPLMMTGKQENVTFAPGNSTYGTPVQLHFIAAKVTLKVMDKTPGGQEIIFIGWDVENVPLRSYLFSNATDINQPGTTADKDDYWLTTDADYPFEVEDKPKKTVSQTLYVFENRRGGRVNRSLPGDRYQGMAFDDQDHRGKAWFKPARATAIVIKAMHKTTWETKQVKAHIYLGADNHSDYNIERGKHYTFTVTVNGLNDIKVDSNVEYYTGDFSVDFEKRNFDAHPDFSPMRINAVKGKMTMEILDDAGRAYNEPGFDATWLKISPLDLMWHQVKQASPHDEWQQQVGEVGSFVRAKYIPHKSVREKLEQQGITGWNPIPTGQEDDDVMAFADATHRMCYKITDIPFTEITATSKMLYVYADEYLNRKGDRGASVQLTFYKDGGDPNTPEVRTFHFTQIRGGHIYTEYVNDPGLLMINEDGSLGTVKKPFFTERIKECELYSLYPGVLDFRTRNPRWGFYGMLLYNGPDKSRNGKFLTENAVYTDVRRVNNEVVGFGTAFDSYRPMYGTGDQPLPKYTGATSGAPYYYPDASANIYHPIYKTSAARYCHEKNRDLNGDGMIDASESHWYLPSIDEMKLIFLSRVLDHDIHGILNLMTSTEKEADSYLSIGLYVDTQYYRFAEYFNGSLSKDTQTWTYCVRRL
- a CDS encoding FimB/Mfa2 family fimbrial subunit, with the protein product MQKNKFRNCLQILPVLFLMAFVSASCIKDDLSGCPSPHVSGLTLQVKAFDADGGTLGSETIKDITLYVFDKDKNLLDTLHTSLSELVTLDYPGHDVLKLVAWGNGRQGSQTLPALRQGDHLETAFVSLIHQPQTRITYPVAGSPDDLFYGTIDIQTSADALSATGTLSDKELPLRRKVSGVAVTARHLKEYVGSSDGDFHYILRKTGNMLDFYGLPNGTDVSYRPEASFNDRGDFVSSVFNILPTEEELRIDIYHRGVLRTTVISDSNGKPLRVSEGRLLNVLVDFDGAISVEVKVTDWGKQEIWKEF
- a CDS encoding fimbrial protein — its product is MKKIKFLAVALAAFTMFSCTNDEVENLGNNVPGEQAVLTIKLKGDGDNQAQSRAAGPATDTEDAVINNYLVFLFREGGALDCAPYEGSSNAAATITTGTTAAKKAYVVANTGALAGGLFATVKTETDLLAVTGSLMDNTDNASTQTKTNLWMSGESEVKFNGGTNAQVTVSLSFVAAKIQLIVKDNRKNMTGGTITITDDAAVLLFAGKKGRFFGSAAEKVTQNEFYTGFNQYTGAFDSGVTTSTALSDAVSPGDFTINAGSTVFNHFYTFGNDGTTQPTILAIKSTKTVGGTSSPIFYPILFTNTDARHTIEPGKSYTVTVTLNGDVAAGGGGGTTDPEEPVVSSSIEVTVTAAQWVTQPVDKEFN